One part of the Geoanaerobacter pelophilus genome encodes these proteins:
- a CDS encoding iron-sulfur cluster-binding oxidoreductase codes for MGNLGCGCPGSMARVIERPENETVTNTKAVSELRQWPVQLQLVPPTAPYFNNADILVCADCVAFAMGSMHQELLKGKALAIACPKLDETGTYVEKLATIFAANETPSVTVAIMEVPCCRGLDVMVKEAIRKSGRDIPLETVIIGIDGTRRN; via the coding sequence ATGGGAAATTTGGGATGTGGCTGCCCAGGCAGCATGGCAAGGGTAATAGAGCGGCCGGAAAATGAAACTGTGACCAATACCAAAGCAGTATCTGAGCTCAGGCAGTGGCCGGTACAACTGCAGTTGGTGCCGCCGACGGCACCGTACTTCAATAACGCCGATATCCTGGTCTGCGCCGACTGCGTGGCTTTTGCCATGGGGAGCATGCACCAGGAGCTGCTGAAAGGCAAGGCACTGGCGATCGCCTGCCCGAAGTTGGATGAAACCGGTACTTATGTGGAAAAACTGGCTACAATCTTTGCTGCCAACGAAACCCCGAGCGTCACTGTGGCAATCATGGAGGTCCCTTGCTGCCGCGGTCTCGATGTCATGGTCAAGGAAGCCATACGGAAAAGCGGCAGGGACATTCCGTTGGAGACAGTAAT
- a CDS encoding multiheme c-type cytochrome yields MKHSIIQVTVQLLAVLIMICPVLAEDCIPCHLEKTPAAVRQWEASAHFKAGIGCEKCHGSDHAKIIKGEAKVDMKVCGACHKKALTEHNASRHGMALHSGWGCTRNLPARNQGECRFCHEDGGSVPQGGVQCARFLRQSSEIGEIGCNYCHSVESSCASCHTNHNTSLAIVRDPNSCAKCHMGPDHPQWEMWQTSLHGTLYTTAGIATGPTCQSCHMAQGTHNVSIGITMSSGGVPYPSQKAEPARKEMLQICNQCHSPEFGRKELARGDAVRTQSLAILKEAEKIIWDLSDRSLLDPMPDQRPDHPLSGKKLVTDAQMLYEDTSHIERLFFKMKKYDYARTIKGAYHQNPAYTHWYGNAELKMNLIDIKAEASRLRERGGIGAAAKKPADQATTTDRELRVLSNRVKRGEITEEQYAREKARLLEELKLK; encoded by the coding sequence ATGAAGCATTCGATCATTCAGGTAACTGTTCAGCTGCTCGCCGTTCTCATCATGATATGCCCTGTATTGGCCGAAGATTGCATCCCGTGCCACCTGGAAAAGACCCCGGCAGCTGTCAGGCAATGGGAGGCCAGCGCCCATTTCAAGGCTGGAATTGGTTGCGAGAAATGTCACGGCAGCGACCACGCCAAGATCATCAAGGGAGAAGCCAAGGTAGATATGAAAGTGTGCGGGGCCTGTCATAAAAAGGCTTTGACCGAGCACAATGCCAGCCGTCACGGCATGGCGCTTCACTCCGGTTGGGGGTGCACCCGCAACCTGCCAGCCCGAAACCAGGGCGAGTGCCGATTCTGCCACGAAGATGGCGGCAGTGTGCCGCAGGGCGGGGTCCAATGCGCCCGGTTCCTCAGGCAGAGCAGCGAAATAGGAGAGATCGGCTGCAATTACTGTCACAGCGTCGAGAGTTCGTGTGCCTCCTGCCATACCAATCACAACACGAGCCTGGCCATAGTCCGCGATCCGAACTCATGCGCAAAGTGCCACATGGGACCGGATCACCCCCAATGGGAGATGTGGCAGACCTCCCTGCACGGCACCCTGTACACCACGGCCGGCATCGCCACCGGTCCGACCTGCCAGAGCTGTCATATGGCACAAGGGACGCATAACGTGTCCATAGGCATCACCATGAGTTCCGGCGGAGTGCCCTACCCTAGCCAGAAAGCAGAACCAGCCCGCAAGGAGATGCTGCAGATCTGCAACCAGTGCCATAGCCCGGAGTTCGGCCGCAAAGAACTGGCACGGGGGGACGCTGTCCGGACCCAGAGCCTCGCCATCCTTAAAGAAGCGGAAAAGATCATCTGGGACCTGTCGGACCGCTCGCTTCTCGACCCCATGCCGGACCAGCGGCCGGACCACCCACTGAGCGGCAAGAAACTGGTTACCGATGCTCAGATGCTCTATGAGGACACCTCCCATATCGAGCGGCTTTTTTTCAAGATGAAGAAATACGACTATGCCCGGACCATCAAAGGGGCCTACCACCAGAATCCGGCCTATACCCACTGGTACGGCAACGCCGAACTAAAGATGAACCTGATTGATATCAAGGCCGAGGCCAGCCGCCTCAGGGAGCGTGGCGGTATCGGGGCAGCTGCTAAAAAACCTGCTGATCAGGCGACAACAACCGACAGGGAACTGCGTGTTCTGAGCAATAGGGTCAAACGCGGCGAGATAACGGAAGAGCAGTATGCCAGAGAAAAGGCCAGGCTGCTGGAAGAACTGAAATTGAAGTAA
- a CDS encoding bifunctional metallophosphatase/5'-nucleotidase, which produces MIGKMQRSAMPVFLLLLSLLTPACYSKSANFNLTIAHLNDTHSHLEPAAVNLTLGGEKTTAQLGGFARLKTALDQMRLEEPDLLLLHAGDAVQGTLYFTRFNGTVEYDFLNLLGVDAMTFGNHEFDRGVAAIPGWIQRSRFPWLSANIDFSLEPGIAPLVKPYLLKKINGEQVAIIGVTTETTPQTTINPGKAVFKDAVSSTRRQVASLTAQGINKIVLLSHLGYRQDMALAAQVSGVDVIVGGHSHTLLGDAPRLSSIGLASDGLYPTEVLAPDGKRVLVPQAWQWGDLLGKLKIAFTPDGEVSSWTGGAVIPVGDTFTRDGVLVVPGTQPYHDIVDSLKKSTTARIVAENSAVAAALLPYTAQLERFRQEVVASAANDITIGLNSGPGPLASDSMLAAVPRAQVALLNYGGVRKGLAAGNITVGDVLEVMPFANTLVLVDLTGAELKQALEEDIDFLIAKFGLSANAMPYLGGAIMTVQPTADNGSRITALAIKDSDGSYQPLDPGKVYRTVTNAFIANGGDGFTAIKNAAGFRSDTGVIDSDAFRDYLKIRATVRNPTEQRITILPTAALLPVAALGAADGYGRDLLPQFASMGH; this is translated from the coding sequence ATGATCGGAAAAATGCAGCGGTCGGCCATGCCGGTATTTCTGCTGCTACTATCGCTTCTGACGCCGGCCTGCTACAGCAAGAGCGCAAATTTCAACCTCACCATTGCCCACCTGAATGATACCCATTCGCACCTCGAACCGGCTGCGGTCAACCTGACCCTAGGCGGTGAGAAAACTACGGCACAGCTGGGTGGGTTCGCCCGGCTCAAGACAGCTCTTGACCAGATGCGGCTCGAAGAGCCCGATCTCCTGCTGCTGCATGCTGGTGATGCGGTGCAGGGAACCCTTTACTTTACCCGTTTCAACGGCACGGTGGAGTACGATTTTCTTAACCTGCTGGGAGTGGATGCCATGACATTCGGCAACCATGAATTCGATCGCGGCGTTGCCGCAATTCCGGGTTGGATACAGCGCAGCCGGTTTCCCTGGCTTTCGGCCAATATCGATTTTTCGCTGGAGCCGGGCATTGCACCGCTGGTAAAGCCGTATCTGCTCAAGAAGATCAACGGGGAACAGGTGGCGATCATTGGGGTCACCACAGAGACGACGCCGCAAACCACCATCAATCCGGGCAAGGCAGTTTTTAAGGATGCCGTATCGAGTACCCGCCGGCAGGTGGCGTCACTGACTGCCCAAGGGATCAACAAGATTGTGCTGCTCTCGCATTTGGGGTACCGGCAGGACATGGCGCTCGCTGCCCAGGTCTCAGGGGTGGATGTCATAGTCGGCGGGCACAGCCACACTCTGCTAGGTGATGCGCCTCGACTCTCCTCCATCGGATTGGCCTCTGACGGTCTGTATCCTACGGAGGTGCTGGCGCCGGACGGCAAGCGGGTGCTGGTACCGCAGGCATGGCAGTGGGGCGATCTGCTTGGCAAGCTGAAGATTGCCTTTACCCCGGACGGCGAGGTGAGCAGCTGGACCGGCGGTGCGGTGATCCCGGTAGGAGACACCTTTACCCGCGACGGGGTGCTGGTTGTACCTGGAACGCAGCCGTACCACGATATTGTCGATTCTCTCAAAAAGAGCACTACGGCTCGAATCGTTGCCGAAAATTCTGCGGTAGCAGCGGCGCTGCTCCCCTATACCGCACAGCTGGAGCGGTTTCGCCAGGAGGTTGTGGCCAGTGCAGCCAATGACATCACTATCGGGCTGAACAGCGGTCCGGGGCCACTGGCGTCAGACTCCATGCTGGCTGCAGTGCCCCGAGCGCAGGTGGCGCTGCTTAATTACGGAGGGGTGCGCAAAGGTCTTGCTGCTGGAAACATAACGGTCGGGGATGTGCTGGAGGTGATGCCGTTTGCCAATACCCTGGTGCTGGTTGATCTGACCGGAGCCGAGCTAAAGCAGGCGCTGGAAGAGGACATTGATTTCCTGATTGCCAAGTTCGGCCTCAGCGCCAATGCCATGCCATACCTTGGTGGGGCTATCATGACCGTGCAGCCGACTGCCGATAACGGTTCACGCATTACCGCTCTTGCCATCAAAGACAGTGACGGCAGCTATCAGCCACTGGATCCCGGAAAGGTTTACCGAACCGTAACAAATGCCTTTATCGCCAACGGCGGCGATGGCTTCACTGCGATCAAAAACGCTGCCGGTTTTCGCAGTGATACCGGGGTCATCGACAGCGATGCCTTCAGGGATTACCTGAAGATCCGCGCCACAGTCCGCAACCCTACCGAACAGAGGATTACCATCCTGCCGACTGCCGCGCTCCTGCCAGTAGCTGCTTTGGGCGCTGCAGACGGTTATGGCCGGGACCTTTTGCCGCAGTTCGCTTCAATGGGGCACTGA
- a CDS encoding Ig-like domain-containing protein, which produces MRKICCLWMLLLVSGCGGGGGGSPSQNVGVDTTKPAITYAAPANRDTSVGTNSTITVSFSEAMNPATINSNTFTVSAPDGSKVSAAVVYDADNRIAQFKPAAAMNPNTVYTVAVDHEVTDQAGNAMGTSYSWAFTTESAADTTAPMVISHSPQGNDVPVNSQIAAVLSEAVDPATLTAATFTISGNGNAITGNVTLVGTTAIFTPGSSLTANTSYTATLTTGVKDLAGNGMTAGYSWSFTTRSSAAPDTVAPRIISTNPADDAQNVPLNASIVILFDKPIYPILLGLVDGIPTKTVITYNPDLTTEIRIIPTQDLRPGGTYRSRIAPKDLSGNQIATYTWEFSTVP; this is translated from the coding sequence ATGAGAAAAATATGCTGTCTCTGGATGCTCCTGCTTGTGTCAGGTTGCGGTGGAGGGGGGGGAGGTTCCCCCAGTCAGAATGTCGGAGTTGACACGACTAAGCCGGCAATAACATATGCCGCTCCTGCCAATCGCGATACCAGCGTGGGTACAAATAGTACCATTACCGTCAGTTTCAGCGAAGCGATGAATCCTGCGACCATCAATAGTAATACCTTTACCGTTTCGGCACCGGATGGCAGCAAAGTTTCCGCAGCCGTGGTCTATGACGCGGATAACCGGATTGCCCAATTTAAACCGGCTGCAGCCATGAATCCCAATACCGTTTATACGGTGGCTGTGGACCACGAAGTAACCGACCAGGCAGGCAATGCCATGGGCACCAGTTATTCATGGGCCTTTACTACCGAATCCGCAGCCGACACTACAGCCCCGATGGTTATTTCCCATAGTCCCCAGGGCAATGACGTGCCGGTAAACTCTCAGATTGCAGCAGTTTTAAGCGAGGCGGTAGACCCGGCAACGCTCACCGCTGCCACTTTTACCATCAGCGGCAATGGCAATGCCATCACAGGAAACGTCACCCTTGTAGGCACGACAGCCATATTTACTCCGGGATCAAGCCTGACTGCTAATACCAGCTACACAGCCACCTTGACGACTGGCGTAAAAGATCTCGCCGGAAACGGCATGACAGCTGGTTACTCCTGGAGCTTCACTACCAGAAGCAGCGCAGCCCCGGATACGGTGGCACCTCGAATCATATCGACCAATCCCGCCGATGATGCGCAGAACGTACCATTAAATGCCAGTATTGTCATTCTGTTCGACAAACCGATCTACCCGATCCTGCTCGGGCTGGTGGACGGTATCCCTACCAAAACGGTGATCACCTACAACCCTGACCTTACCACGGAAATTCGGATTATCCCCACTCAGGACCTTAGACCTGGTGGAACCTACAGATCGCGAATCGCGCCAAAAGACCTGTCCGGGAATCAGATAGCAACCTACACCTGGGAATTCTCAACCGTACCTTGA
- a CDS encoding chemotaxis protein CheX, translating into MSISPSLEQTVNLSEELLTNQLKHDVKEIFSTMVGLDNLLHLPIKVDPVSDFKDCISGMVGMAGTYNGLASIHMPTELAMRATSSMLGTAITELNDDVNDAIGEMANMIAGSFKLRLSKSGLDIQLSTPSVIFGKEYFIALGNNPKQLAVRFATDDDWFMVVIAFNEN; encoded by the coding sequence ATGTCAATTTCACCAAGCCTTGAACAAACAGTAAACCTCAGCGAAGAACTGCTCACCAACCAGCTTAAGCACGATGTGAAAGAGATTTTCAGCACCATGGTAGGGCTTGACAATCTCTTGCATCTGCCGATTAAAGTGGATCCGGTCTCGGATTTCAAGGACTGTATCAGCGGCATGGTTGGAATGGCCGGTACCTATAATGGACTGGCCAGCATCCATATGCCTACGGAACTGGCAATGAGGGCCACGAGCAGCATGCTTGGTACTGCTATTACTGAGCTTAATGACGATGTAAACGATGCTATCGGCGAGATGGCAAATATGATAGCCGGGTCGTTCAAGCTTCGTTTGTCTAAAAGCGGCCTCGATATTCAGCTGTCAACACCTTCAGTGATCTTCGGTAAGGAATATTTTATTGCATTGGGTAATAATCCGAAGCAGCTTGCTGTGCGTTTTGCTACAGATGACGACTGGTTCATGGTTGTCATCGCGTTCAATGAGAATTAG
- a CDS encoding Os1348 family NHLP clan protein yields MSQEAVERFLGRIITDERFRERAKAGIEQSCISEGYLLSAPEFEHLEKLDFRLFSYVGATLDDAIRRN; encoded by the coding sequence ATGTCTCAGGAAGCAGTTGAACGGTTCTTGGGTAGGATCATCACGGATGAACGGTTTCGAGAGCGTGCCAAGGCCGGCATCGAACAATCTTGCATCAGCGAAGGATACCTGCTTTCGGCACCGGAATTCGAGCATCTTGAAAAACTGGATTTTAGGCTGTTCAGCTATGTCGGCGCCACTCTTGATGATGCAATAAGGCGTAACTAG